The Astyanax mexicanus isolate ESR-SI-001 chromosome 12, AstMex3_surface, whole genome shotgun sequence genome window below encodes:
- the LOC125806092 gene encoding uncharacterized protein LOC125806092, protein MWTPQAAVPLLLLVMIPVPGESVKFPMLLETISDCVTTQCSMKIQACEKLHGEAPTPQLKGCVAKSCRETMIGCMDWIPKAVLAARLSQTQVLPREYMKNILDTTIEAVVDSYLYCFRSTDLQNSTQSMECLLGNVLDRVEPYIKLWLGILGFPDTDLLMCFVRKWISSIASCMNDIDKDYHSQLVENIQREMDFNPYDYISCAAVSFRQKECFPMFSRIYGSTPALETQSKGLFVCVMNGLVVSAAAC, encoded by the exons ATGTGGACTCCTCAGGCTGCAGTTCCTCTCCTGCTTTTAG TGATGATCCCTGTTCCTGGGGAAAGTGTGAAGTTCCCCATGCTCCTAGAGACAATATCTG ACTGTGTTACGACTCAGTGCTCCATGAAGATTCAGGCCTGTGAGAAACTCCATGGAGAGGCTCCAACCCCCCAGCTGAAAG GCTGTGTTGCTAAAAGCTGCAGAGAAACCATGATTGGCTGTATGGACTGGATTCCCAAGGCCGTTTTGGCTGCAC GGCTGAGCCAGACCCAGGTGCTGCCCCGAGAATACATGAAAAATATACTTG ACACAACAATCGAGGCGGTTGTAGATTCATATCTCTACTGCTTTAGATCCACAGACCTTCAGAATTCCACCCAGTCAATGG agtGCCTTCTGGGAAATGTGCTGGATAGAGTCGAGCCATATATCAAATTGTGGTTGGGCATCCTCGGGTTCCCCGATacag ATTTGCTGATGTGTTTTGTGAGGAAATGGATCAGCTCAATAGCCAGCTGCATGAATGACATAGATAAGGACTACCATTCTCAGCTGG TGGAAAACATACAGAGGGAAATGGATTTTAATCCATACG ATTACATATCCTGTGCGGCAGTGTCATTTCGTCAGAAGGAGTGTTTCCCGATGTTTTCGCGAATTTACg gtTCTACTCCAGCTCTGGAAACTCAATCAAAAG ggCTTTTCGTCTGCGTTATGAATGGGCTGGTGGTATCAGCAGCAGCATGCTAA